One genomic segment of Flavobacteriaceae bacterium includes these proteins:
- a CDS encoding ATP-binding cassette domain-containing protein: MIQSKDISKKYGHTEVLAIDSLDIPKGQSFGLVGNNGAGKTTYFNILLDLIKPTTGSITNNNIVVNKSEEWKTFTGSFIDETFLIGYLTPEEYFDFAGTLRRMNKADVQSFLDRFEEFFKGEVLGKKKYLRDLSKGNQKKAGVIAALMGNPQVIILDEPFANLDPTSQIKLKKILKRVTENKEITLLISSHDLSHITEVCERIVVLNKGTVVKDIQTSEKTLKELESYFST, translated from the coding sequence ATGATACAATCAAAAGACATTTCAAAAAAATACGGACATACGGAAGTACTTGCAATAGATTCCTTAGACATTCCAAAAGGTCAAAGTTTTGGCTTAGTAGGAAATAACGGAGCAGGGAAAACCACCTATTTTAATATCTTGTTAGACCTGATCAAACCCACTACGGGAAGTATAACCAATAACAATATTGTAGTAAATAAGAGCGAAGAGTGGAAAACATTTACCGGATCGTTTATAGATGAAACCTTTTTAATCGGTTATCTGACACCGGAAGAATATTTTGATTTTGCCGGAACATTGAGGAGAATGAATAAAGCCGACGTACAATCTTTTTTAGACCGGTTTGAAGAGTTCTTTAAAGGGGAAGTTTTAGGCAAGAAAAAATACCTGCGGGATTTAAGTAAAGGAAATCAAAAAAAAGCAGGAGTTATTGCTGCTTTAATGGGAAACCCGCAAGTAATTATTTTGGACGAACCATTTGCAAACCTGGACCCGACATCTCAGATTAAACTAAAGAAAATTCTAAAAAGAGTAACCGAAAATAAAGAAATAACACTACTCATTTCCAGCCATGATTTAAGTCATATCACCGAAGTATGCGAAAGAATAGTTGTTCTGAACAAAGGGACTGTGGTAAAAGATATTCAAACATCCGAAAAAACACTAAAAGAACTGGAAAGCTATTTTTCTACATAA
- a CDS encoding transposase, giving the protein MCIDVHKDITIATIRSSNTEFETRKFGAYTSSLTDLRDWCKSEVATHVAMESTGVYWMLVFNVLEEYFEEMNPFMVHINNKNSIETQKINQNLKKRDNENAIANQFFKDV; this is encoded by the coding sequence TTGTGCATAGATGTTCACAAGGATATTACAATAGCCACGATTCGTAGTAGCAATACCGAGTTTGAAACTCGAAAGTTTGGAGCCTACACGAGTTCATTGACAGATTTAAGAGATTGGTGCAAAAGCGAAGTAGCAACCCATGTTGCTATGGAAAGTACTGGCGTTTATTGGATGCTTGTTTTCAATGTTTTGGAAGAATACTTTGAAGAAATGAACCCTTTTATGGTACATATCAACAATAAAAATAGCATTGAAACTCAAAAAATCAATCAAAATTTAAAAAAGCGGGACAACGAAAATGCAATAGCAAATCAATTTTTCAAAGACGTCTAA
- a CDS encoding IS4 family transposase, with product MKKTNASTKSSELNSVLSSHFQGKINLARIKLISHFIIALCKVQTVTFEKVANAFETSVDSKSSLRRIQRFIADYSLDGDLIARLIFSLLPKQEGLILSIDRTNWKFGQTNINIFKLGVVYKGVAFPLLFTMLDKPGNSNSQERIDLVNRFIRLFGKDVIKSIVADREFVGNHWLDFLNTNGIKYYIRIRNNFKVELPDKNKTIKVFHLFNPHKINEFVYYPKIVRVNGQLCFLSGCKLYPKNGKPDFLIIVSFNAPDKAFEQYKERWQIEMCFKAMKATGFHCFKTHTCKILSVLKNLVLFVMMAFVWCYKVGIYLHQIKPIKIKKHGRMAKSIFKYGLDYIASVLLNPVNQNNMNLTKFLSCT from the coding sequence ATGAAAAAAACCAATGCTTCCACTAAAAGTAGTGAATTAAATTCAGTTTTAAGTTCTCATTTCCAAGGTAAGATCAATTTGGCAAGAATCAAACTCATATCACATTTCATTATCGCCCTCTGTAAGGTACAGACAGTTACCTTTGAAAAGGTAGCCAACGCTTTTGAGACCTCAGTAGATTCGAAGTCATCACTCAGACGTATTCAAAGATTTATTGCTGATTATTCGTTGGATGGAGATTTGATCGCTCGTCTTATATTTAGTCTCCTTCCTAAGCAAGAGGGATTGATCTTGAGTATTGATAGGACCAATTGGAAGTTTGGTCAGACCAACATCAACATTTTTAAGTTGGGAGTTGTCTATAAAGGTGTTGCCTTCCCATTGTTATTTACTATGTTAGATAAGCCAGGGAACTCTAACAGTCAGGAGCGTATTGATCTTGTGAATCGTTTCATAAGACTTTTTGGCAAAGATGTTATTAAATCCATTGTAGCCGATAGAGAGTTTGTAGGTAATCATTGGTTGGATTTCTTGAATACAAATGGAATCAAATATTATATCCGCATTCGAAACAACTTTAAGGTAGAGCTTCCTGATAAGAACAAAACCATCAAAGTATTTCACTTGTTTAATCCACATAAGATCAATGAGTTTGTGTATTATCCTAAAATTGTACGTGTTAATGGTCAGCTTTGTTTCCTTTCCGGATGCAAGTTGTACCCAAAAAATGGAAAGCCTGATTTCTTAATCATTGTATCGTTCAACGCTCCTGATAAGGCCTTTGAACAATACAAAGAACGATGGCAGATAGAGATGTGTTTTAAAGCAATGAAAGCCACTGGCTTTCATTGCTTTAAAACACACACCTGCAAGATATTAAGCGTATTGAAAAATTTAGTACTGTTTGTAATGATGGCTTTCGTATGGTGTTACAAAGTTGGTATATATTTACATCAGATTAAGCCTATCAAAATAAAAAAGCATGGAAGAATGGCTAAAAGCATATTCAAATATGGATTAGATTATATCGCTTCTGTGCTATTAAACCCTGTAAATCAAAACAATATGAACTTGACTAAATTTTTGTCATGTACTTAG
- a CDS encoding T9SS type A sorting domain-containing protein, with protein MASVGASDINKWVELTFDFSSFSNIYMNNIVIKIGGANTSQGDIYFFDDIKGPELYTSPAVAYNPADSSTDISISTNLEIATNDTFRDLDDSDITDLTAKVALKLGDENGADVPFSATINSDKNKITIDPTSVLSNSTTYWYGVVDNSIEYSNDTAVTGVSASFTTKVAVTGDINEMLFDFDTTNQDLAFTSWGGTGFAKIANPDPTGINTSANVGEYTHAGNDSGLENDLVGGATPLTPFDFSETPFIKVKVWVSKPVGVSIKLQNYPDWRQGHEQKIDVTETNTWVELVFNYGAITATNYDRAQIYFDKDRTGGSVAGDKYYFDDYLKSNVPPAVENTFSPADTATDVTQITNPTISSSFQFRNLDDSAITDLSDIVELRETNASGAIVPMNAFLSDNNSIITIRPASLLSTNTVYWYGIKDNVIEYAETDTAIAGVSATFTTSSTAITMVTYNDFDGTSLTSVSESMGDPAAPYTTVTDPAGGSNMVQQWDKGNSWGGWERIHFELNAPFDASKDDIFSFRVYSPVKTGIRFKLADAKEDGDITAQFETDEEIILENQWQTVYFDTSELADEVSFDHIFIFLGRGDSQDTTFYIDDVKGPQLQGTASVDDFNTNEFFLYPNPTQDIIYIKNLEGNKEIRIFDVNSKEVFRKTIETNELSIKSLKPGFYFIKINNQYKKLIKK; from the coding sequence ATGGCATCAGTTGGGGCTTCTGATATCAATAAATGGGTAGAGTTAACTTTTGATTTTAGTAGTTTTTCTAATATTTATATGAATAATATTGTCATTAAAATTGGAGGAGCAAACACTAGTCAAGGAGATATTTATTTCTTTGATGATATTAAAGGGCCAGAATTATATACATCTCCTGCAGTAGCATATAACCCAGCGGATAGTTCGACAGATATTTCTATATCTACAAACTTAGAAATTGCAACAAATGATACATTTAGAGATTTAGACGATTCCGATATTACAGATCTAACTGCTAAAGTTGCATTAAAACTAGGTGACGAGAATGGAGCTGATGTTCCTTTTTCGGCAACAATTAATAGTGATAAAAATAAAATTACAATTGATCCAACAAGTGTTTTAAGCAACTCCACAACCTATTGGTATGGTGTTGTGGATAATTCTATAGAGTATTCAAATGACACAGCAGTTACAGGAGTTTCTGCAAGTTTTACAACAAAAGTTGCTGTAACTGGAGATATTAATGAAATGTTGTTTGATTTTGACACCACAAATCAAGACTTGGCTTTTACTTCTTGGGGAGGCACAGGATTTGCTAAAATTGCTAATCCAGATCCAACAGGGATAAATACTTCCGCTAATGTTGGTGAATATACACATGCGGGAAATGATTCTGGTTTGGAAAATGATTTAGTTGGTGGAGCAACGCCATTAACACCGTTCGATTTTTCTGAAACTCCTTTTATAAAAGTAAAAGTATGGGTAAGTAAGCCTGTAGGAGTTTCTATTAAACTTCAAAATTATCCGGATTGGAGGCAAGGACATGAACAAAAAATAGATGTCACAGAAACCAATACGTGGGTAGAATTAGTATTTAATTATGGTGCAATTACTGCTACAAATTACGATAGAGCTCAAATTTATTTCGATAAAGATAGAACAGGTGGTTCTGTAGCAGGAGACAAATATTATTTTGATGACTACCTAAAAAGTAATGTTCCCCCTGCTGTAGAAAATACCTTTAGTCCTGCGGATACAGCTACAGATGTTACTCAAATTACGAATCCAACTATTTCATCAAGTTTTCAATTTAGAAATTTAGATGATTCTGCAATAACTGATCTCTCTGATATAGTAGAATTAAGAGAAACGAATGCTTCCGGAGCAATAGTTCCTATGAATGCCTTTTTAAGTGATAACAACTCAATCATAACAATTCGTCCTGCTTCCTTACTTTCAACAAATACAGTCTATTGGTATGGTATAAAAGATAATGTAATAGAATATGCAGAAACTGATACAGCCATTGCAGGAGTATCTGCCACGTTTACAACGAGTTCAACAGCCATTACTATGGTAACCTATAATGATTTTGACGGAACATCTTTAACCTCTGTTTCAGAATCTATGGGAGATCCTGCAGCACCATACACAACAGTTACAGATCCTGCAGGTGGAAGTAATATGGTACAGCAGTGGGATAAAGGTAACTCTTGGGGAGGTTGGGAAAGGATTCATTTTGAATTAAACGCTCCTTTTGATGCAAGCAAAGATGATATATTTTCTTTTAGAGTGTATTCTCCGGTAAAAACAGGAATTAGATTTAAGTTAGCTGATGCTAAAGAGGATGGAGATATTACTGCTCAATTTGAAACAGATGAAGAAATTATATTAGAGAATCAATGGCAAACAGTATATTTTGACACATCTGAATTAGCAGACGAGGTTTCTTTTGACCATATTTTTATATTTCTTGGCAGAGGAGATTCCCAAGATACCACTTTCTATATAGATGATGTTAAAGGACCTCAATTACAAGGAACTGCTTCTGTAGATGATTTTAATACAAATGAATTTTTCTTGTATCCAAATCCAACTCAAGATATTATTTACATTAAAAATTTAGAAGGCAATAAAGAAATTAGAATCTTTGATGTTAATTCTAAAGAAGTTTTTAGAAAAACAATAGAGACTAATGAATTATCAATAAAAAGCTTAAAACCAGGTTTTTATTTTATTAAAATCAACAATCAATATAAAAAATTAATTAAAAAATAA
- a CDS encoding IS1595 family transposase, with amino-acid sequence MNLLHFIEQFPDEFSCKSHMKLARSKEGVICKKCQSKKHYWLKSKWMWQCSYCGFRTTLRSGTMMENSNLPIRTWYLAMAFMTFSKKGISAAELQRQLNHTRYTTIWSLMHRIRSAMGKRDNLYDLEDMIEFDQDYFTVATKESDRQKLKRGRGSQKQSNVAVMAESVPLEDLKTGKQSKQCRYFKMKVLDTHKKEEVNTLIDSNFDDTCIVFSDKSTSYVDIGDYVEVHITEKSNKETTITTLKSVHIAISNAKRTLLGIYHKIKGKYLQNYLDEFCYKLNRRYFAERLFDRLVVAVTHQYWYKSG; translated from the coding sequence ATGAATTTACTACATTTTATTGAACAATTTCCAGATGAGTTTTCCTGTAAATCACATATGAAGTTGGCTCGTTCAAAAGAAGGAGTCATTTGCAAAAAATGTCAATCAAAAAAGCACTATTGGTTAAAGTCTAAATGGATGTGGCAATGTTCTTATTGTGGTTTTAGAACTACTCTACGCAGCGGTACTATGATGGAGAACTCCAATTTACCTATTCGTACTTGGTATCTCGCTATGGCATTTATGACTTTTAGTAAAAAAGGTATTTCTGCTGCCGAATTACAACGTCAGCTCAACCATACACGTTATACCACTATATGGTCTCTTATGCACAGAATACGTTCGGCTATGGGAAAACGAGATAATTTATACGACCTTGAAGATATGATTGAGTTTGATCAAGATTACTTTACTGTGGCAACAAAAGAATCCGACAGACAAAAGCTTAAAAGAGGCAGAGGCAGTCAAAAACAATCTAACGTAGCGGTAATGGCAGAGTCTGTACCTTTAGAAGATTTAAAGACTGGGAAACAATCCAAACAATGTCGTTATTTTAAAATGAAAGTTTTGGATACTCATAAAAAAGAAGAAGTCAACACGCTTATTGATAGTAATTTTGATGATACATGCATTGTTTTTAGCGACAAAAGCACGTCTTATGTAGACATAGGTGATTATGTGGAAGTACACATTACTGAAAAATCAAATAAAGAAACCACTATTACCACACTAAAATCGGTGCATATAGCCATAAGTAATGCAAAACGCACTCTGTTAGGTATTTACCATAAAATTAAAGGAAAATATTTGCAGAATTATCTTGACGAGTTCTGCTATAAACTCAACAGACGCTATTTCGCTGAAAGACTATTTGATAGACTGGTAGTAGCTGTCACTCATCAATACTGGTATAAAAGTGGGTAA
- a CDS encoding SusC/RagA family TonB-linked outer membrane protein: protein MNKLTAFFLKLFPFIILFLTTYSFSQTVIVSGEVVDDSGNPLPGVSVLVEGTTTGTETDFDGKYVINVKTPNATLIFSYLGYTSQKIKIGNQKKINVILKESTDELEEIQIVAFSKQKKNSVIGSISTIKVSELKQPTSNITNTLAGKIAGLISYQRSGEPGQDNAAFFIRGVTTFGFTNSPLILLDGLQITTSDLARIEPDNIASFSVMKDATATSLYGARGANGVILVTTKEGKKGKAKVSVRYENSFSGPSKINSFLGAVDYMELYNRAQRTRDQSAILLYSKPKIEGTKNGLNPNIYPDVDWYQELFNNFALNRRININIDGGGEIAQYYMSVTSANEKGLLKIDPLNNFNNNIDINRSNLRANINISLTKATKAAVKFYSLFERYNGPIVSATDIFGQVAQANPANFPKVYESDETTANFNHTLFGNKGNGGFPNPYAESVKGFRDRFANTTLAQFQIHQDLSFITEGLKLRAMASVRTYTENQNERNFTPFFYGLAETQTPQGTVHSLYQIQEGTEFLNNPTIYNNGNSNFYYEAVTEYNRTFKEKHEIGGLLVVNFSEALNTIGGNTAFSTLPSRNMGISGRASYNYNGRYFGEFNFGYNGSEKFAKKNRFGFFPSVGFGWIISNEPYFEKNIPSVNLLKLKYTYGLVGNDGISSPSDRFFYLSDVNLNNAGTGYTFGSNYDNYYNGYIINRYANENVTWEVAAKSNIGIELGLFKKVNIIADYFTEHRKNIYQEREFIPATSGLTTTISSNIGEVKTKGVDISIDYNHAFSGDFYITARGNFTYSTNKILVNGEPEFQNENLSRIGYPINQQWGYIAERLFVDQEDINNSPEQFNGFSSTNAYLPGDIKYTDVNQDGVVNESDQVPIGKPSVPEIVYGFGVSVVYKDFDLSFFMQGSARSSFFINPNDISPFVNQRNALSIIANNHWSENNPNPNAFWPRLSTYEIENNEKLSTWWQRDGDFLRLKSIELGYTIPETWGKAFSKVNTRLYFTGLNLLHFSKFDLWDPELAGNGLGYPLQRVINIGAQVKF, encoded by the coding sequence ATGAACAAGCTTACGGCATTCTTTTTAAAGCTATTTCCATTTATAATCCTTTTTCTTACAACTTATTCTTTTTCACAAACTGTAATAGTTTCTGGAGAAGTTGTAGATGATTCAGGAAACCCTCTTCCTGGGGTATCGGTATTAGTAGAAGGAACAACAACTGGTACGGAAACAGATTTTGATGGGAAATACGTTATTAATGTAAAGACACCAAATGCAACTTTAATATTTTCTTATTTAGGATATACATCGCAAAAAATTAAGATTGGTAATCAAAAAAAAATTAACGTAATTTTAAAAGAGAGTACAGACGAACTTGAAGAAATACAAATTGTTGCTTTTTCAAAACAAAAAAAGAATAGTGTTATTGGCTCCATATCTACAATAAAAGTTTCAGAATTAAAACAACCTACTTCAAACATAACAAATACTCTAGCAGGTAAAATAGCTGGTTTAATTTCCTATCAAAGATCTGGAGAACCAGGTCAGGATAACGCTGCATTTTTTATTAGAGGTGTAACCACTTTTGGATTTACAAATAGCCCGCTAATTTTACTAGATGGATTGCAAATTACTACGTCAGATTTAGCACGAATAGAACCAGACAATATTGCATCATTTTCAGTAATGAAAGATGCTACGGCTACCTCTTTATACGGTGCAAGGGGAGCTAATGGCGTTATTTTAGTAACTACAAAAGAAGGAAAAAAAGGAAAAGCAAAAGTATCTGTTCGTTATGAGAATTCATTTTCAGGCCCATCAAAAATAAACAGTTTTTTAGGAGCAGTAGATTATATGGAATTGTACAATAGAGCTCAAAGAACGAGAGACCAATCAGCAATACTACTATATTCAAAACCAAAAATTGAAGGGACAAAGAATGGTTTAAATCCAAATATTTATCCGGATGTAGATTGGTATCAAGAGTTATTTAATAATTTTGCTTTAAATAGAAGAATTAATATAAATATAGATGGAGGAGGAGAAATAGCTCAATATTATATGTCAGTCACGAGTGCCAACGAAAAAGGTTTATTAAAGATTGACCCCTTAAACAACTTCAATAACAATATAGATATCAACCGTTCTAATTTAAGAGCTAATATCAATATCAGTCTTACAAAAGCTACAAAAGCTGCTGTAAAATTTTATTCTTTGTTTGAAAGATACAACGGACCCATTGTAAGTGCAACAGATATTTTTGGACAAGTAGCACAAGCCAATCCGGCAAACTTCCCTAAAGTTTATGAATCAGATGAAACAACAGCAAATTTTAACCATACTCTTTTTGGTAATAAAGGAAATGGAGGTTTTCCCAATCCCTATGCAGAAAGTGTCAAAGGCTTTAGAGATCGATTTGCAAATACTACATTAGCACAATTTCAAATTCACCAAGATTTAAGTTTTATAACAGAAGGATTAAAGTTAAGAGCAATGGCTTCTGTTAGAACCTATACTGAAAATCAAAACGAAAGAAACTTTACTCCTTTTTTTTATGGGTTAGCTGAAACACAAACACCCCAAGGAACTGTACATTCATTATATCAAATTCAAGAAGGAACAGAATTTTTAAATAATCCAACAATATATAATAATGGAAATAGTAATTTTTACTATGAAGCGGTTACAGAATATAATAGAACTTTTAAAGAAAAGCATGAAATAGGGGGGCTACTCGTTGTAAATTTTAGTGAAGCATTAAACACCATTGGCGGGAATACTGCTTTTTCTACACTGCCATCAAGAAATATGGGAATTTCAGGTAGAGCATCCTATAACTATAATGGTAGATATTTTGGTGAATTTAACTTTGGATACAATGGTTCAGAAAAATTTGCGAAAAAAAATAGATTTGGATTTTTCCCGTCTGTAGGGTTTGGATGGATCATTTCTAACGAGCCCTATTTTGAGAAAAATATCCCTTCTGTAAACTTATTAAAGTTGAAATATACTTATGGTTTAGTCGGTAACGATGGAATTTCAAGTCCAAGTGATCGTTTTTTCTATTTATCAGATGTAAACCTTAATAATGCAGGAACCGGATATACATTTGGATCAAATTATGATAATTATTACAACGGATATATTATCAATAGATATGCAAATGAAAATGTTACTTGGGAGGTTGCTGCTAAATCTAATATAGGCATAGAATTAGGACTTTTTAAGAAAGTAAATATCATTGCAGATTATTTTACAGAACATCGTAAAAATATATATCAAGAACGTGAATTTATTCCTGCTACTTCGGGTTTAACAACTACAATTAGTAGTAATATAGGTGAAGTAAAAACAAAAGGAGTTGACATCTCTATAGATTATAATCATGCTTTTAGTGGTGACTTTTATATAACAGCAAGAGGTAATTTCACATATTCAACTAATAAAATACTGGTAAATGGAGAGCCAGAGTTTCAAAATGAAAATTTGAGCAGAATAGGATACCCCATTAATCAACAATGGGGTTATATCGCAGAAAGGTTATTTGTAGATCAAGAGGATATCAACAATTCTCCGGAACAATTTAATGGTTTCTCTTCTACAAACGCATATTTACCAGGAGATATAAAATATACAGATGTAAACCAAGATGGAGTGGTCAATGAATCAGATCAGGTACCTATTGGTAAACCAAGTGTGCCAGAGATCGTATATGGTTTTGGTGTTTCTGTAGTATATAAAGATTTCGACTTATCTTTCTTTATGCAAGGCTCAGCCAGATCATCTTTTTTTATCAATCCCAATGATATTTCACCTTTTGTAAATCAACGGAATGCATTAAGTATTATTGCTAATAATCACTGGTCAGAAAACAATCCAAACCCAAACGCTTTTTGGCCTCGATTATCAACTTATGAGATAGAAAATAATGAGAAACTGTCTACTTGGTGGCAAAGAGATGGTGATTTTTTAAGATTAAAAAGTATAGAATTGGGATATACCATTCCTGAAACCTGGGGTAAAGCTTTTTCAAAAGTAAACACGAGACTATACTTTACAGGATTAAATTTATTACATTTTTCAAAGTTTGATTTATGGGATCCAGAATTGGCAGGGAATGGTTTAGGGTATCCATTACAAAGAGTCATAAATATTGGTGCTCAAGTAAAATTTTAA
- a CDS encoding RagB/SusD family nutrient uptake outer membrane protein, with protein MNLKNKSIVLLLSSISLFMSCEDYLDIVPDGTQELSLLFNRKETAYNALTNCYSYLPQNDGTYASYVLASDELAVPVPKETNAIKLMKGQQNVSSPLMGYWSGFSADGRGQGSLWEGIRSCNILIDNIDLVVDMDQEEKNQWKAEAKFLKAYFHFLLVSNYGPIPIVDVNLPISASDTEVRVKRKKVDECFSYIVETIDAAISDLPERVLGNNDLGRIDQVIAKAIKAKALLYSASPLFNGNSAFYANFLNVQGEHFFNQSYEASKWELAANAAQEAIDAATAQGASLYYFMGTPPLFDTNNFQFQLVRDQYNHRFAVTDPWNSELLWGNSSPVTNGDWWQIQSPALMKDPTSSSVEAAWQWLSPSLRMVETYYTRNGLPIEEDLSFEYTDRYATTTVAFNQRFYAQFANRTAKLNLNRESRFYASLGFDRGINRTWGSIWNLKMRKGELHGRIANTGDYLTTGYALKKIVHQDSEGDAYTKAVTYPWPMIRLSELYLSYAEALNEFSGPSAEVYDALNKIRARAGIPTVQDAWSNAAYAATLNKHTNKEGLREIIQQERTIELAFEGHRYYDIRRWKLAELYFTSPIKGWSVDEETEANYYQIMDVSQRSFNSPRDYLQPISFTELSRNPNLIQNPGW; from the coding sequence ATGAATTTAAAAAACAAATCTATAGTGCTTTTATTGAGTAGTATTTCACTATTTATGAGTTGTGAAGACTATTTAGATATTGTGCCAGATGGAACACAAGAGCTAAGTTTACTTTTTAACAGAAAAGAAACTGCCTACAATGCCTTAACAAATTGCTATAGTTATTTACCACAAAATGACGGTACTTATGCAAGTTATGTTTTGGCAAGTGATGAATTAGCAGTACCGGTTCCTAAAGAAACTAATGCAATTAAATTAATGAAAGGACAACAAAATGTTTCTTCACCTTTAATGGGATACTGGTCTGGCTTTTCTGCAGATGGAAGAGGGCAGGGTTCTTTATGGGAAGGGATTCGTAGTTGTAACATATTAATTGATAATATTGATTTGGTGGTAGACATGGATCAAGAAGAAAAGAATCAATGGAAAGCCGAAGCAAAATTCTTAAAAGCATATTTCCATTTCTTATTAGTAAGTAATTATGGTCCCATACCCATTGTAGATGTAAACTTGCCTATTTCTGCCTCGGATACAGAGGTAAGAGTAAAAAGAAAAAAAGTGGACGAATGTTTTTCGTATATCGTAGAGACCATAGATGCCGCTATTTCAGATTTACCGGAAAGAGTTCTTGGAAATAATGATTTAGGAAGAATAGATCAAGTAATCGCTAAAGCGATAAAAGCAAAAGCACTATTGTATAGTGCTAGCCCTTTATTTAATGGAAATAGTGCTTTTTATGCTAATTTTTTAAATGTTCAAGGAGAACACTTTTTTAATCAAAGTTACGAAGCTTCTAAATGGGAGTTGGCAGCAAATGCAGCCCAAGAAGCTATAGATGCTGCAACAGCTCAAGGAGCTTCTCTTTATTATTTTATGGGAACTCCACCGCTTTTTGATACAAATAATTTTCAATTTCAACTAGTAAGAGATCAGTATAATCATCGTTTTGCAGTTACAGATCCTTGGAATTCTGAGCTTTTATGGGGTAATTCTAGTCCAGTTACAAATGGGGATTGGTGGCAGATTCAATCTCCAGCCTTAATGAAAGATCCAACATCTTCTTCTGTTGAAGCAGCTTGGCAATGGTTGTCACCAAGTCTAAGAATGGTTGAAACCTATTATACTAGAAATGGTTTGCCTATAGAAGAAGATTTATCTTTTGAATATACAGATAGATATGCTACGACTACAGTAGCTTTTAATCAACGGTTTTATGCTCAATTTGCAAACAGAACTGCAAAATTAAATTTAAATCGAGAATCTCGGTTTTATGCGTCACTTGGTTTTGATAGAGGCATTAATAGGACTTGGGGTAGTATTTGGAATTTGAAAATGCGTAAAGGAGAACTGCATGGTAGAATTGCCAATACAGGAGATTATTTGACAACAGGATATGCGCTTAAAAAAATAGTGCACCAAGATTCTGAAGGTGATGCTTATACAAAAGCTGTCACCTATCCTTGGCCTATGATTCGATTAAGTGAGCTCTATTTAAGTTATGCAGAAGCATTGAATGAGTTTAGCGGGCCATCAGCAGAAGTATATGATGCATTAAATAAAATTAGAGCGCGTGCAGGAATACCCACAGTACAAGATGCCTGGAGTAATGCAGCTTATGCAGCAACATTAAATAAACATACAAATAAAGAAGGATTAAGAGAAATTATTCAGCAAGAGAGAACGATAGAACTTGCTTTTGAAGGACATCGTTATTATGATATAAGACGATGGAAATTAGCCGAACTATACTTTACTTCTCCCATAAAAGGATGGTCAGTGGATGAAGAAACAGAAGCTAATTATTATCAAATTATGGATGTAAGTCAAAGATCCTTTAACTCTCCAAGAGATTATTTACAACCTATAAGTTTTACAGAACTTTCAAGAAATCCTAACCTTATTCAAAATCCAGGTTGGTAA